The proteins below are encoded in one region of Saccopteryx leptura isolate mSacLep1 chromosome 1, mSacLep1_pri_phased_curated, whole genome shotgun sequence:
- the LOC136393843 gene encoding interferon-induced very large GTPase 1-like isoform X2 — MDRAESTNDEPLLRSKRKQDLQEMLRKVELAVEYWLPKLLEHLDVTSAQTLQHLDRKDLQELKSQSQHSWEKGALEKLLNLSQSNSLSELQESQMEMIQEKQEKVEHPLQELKDFKSEGEQQQEKAVREEEAELKQAMRSPKKYWPLAEKTLRVVENMQRQHNPLESRLSHRQNLPDTDLVRWASGGLALQGIYKTSYHRSLLERREELLSVPKKFLLFGPEQGTRMDKKEFTSSQAEAMFTQTMEKLGFSVTASGKGKGWGCSLEDDMDDSKHPECKATQQPCSEHSYFCSTQFSYVPLASCYFSIDQLQFSKAALQELKGIENILGQLEGPYRLSLLRHRTEAFFHRFGSHASQGPVHLGGIYWWKAISEGFQNEQLAEVKQQTREALNRFVNSSYPGFGVKVSEGMAVSDSHSRIVPQSTVFQNFQIQVNLCVSQTGGPPEANGFSQWKAGLVAINQTWCVIDRGLQLVPIWDIILSSHRSDFKDPLQVANLMKDSYSALTGLTAQIQDGEELLSVGKEAKVFLEDVKSWEVTNPEEQLNKLINFMQMSSQKIECYDTWVNICLMDKGLQNFLVKTFNFCKTSFIYKTKIIKTQLRILLDPHIYRVKDFPETHSIMQWIFQPESEKEHINISRFSELTKILQEAQNDLMEVKAKSESAETVEEAQRKATYEVSLSLHCFLKYLRETQQTDTELLLRFIAAAAGYHVDNSKFQHLLEYKELDFLLSEMETAQDKYRELKNICTYRAQAFLVLTGLTATIGVTALSPEEKTQRLAFIRQHMGQSLSKEVVHILTKLEADHDWKNLEKDLRLLIDGKYEATSSSPQISEMSKNLQSNFNEKKQPHETNDNENSEWEVMEDRGFLELLQRLGLENYYPKQMSRTDFHLIYKISVYNTQPSSEQELPFYFLQKLLMLDYGMRYLVFRCDKNTQNQDYPRALNLENEDFNPYEDMFEDRNTPTTTPPATNPRPHIHPMDIQMAILHCADDFARQYILTKLSLCQFALPLLIPNPCNPQIEFSFLSLSQIRRSWQETRRSLTEEKINYKNKQMCRVSAPIVSFIRVGNGFSASKSQIMNCLLSKHKHDVFFHRHCRNSTKDCRLMRGVVEVCWFCPGGREEDRFDNCLTFTNLHGDAKEHKKQLSFLQEVSSVFVVLMSTTDDNKENRKILYDLSQSPRPLICLLENKEKCMASNFGKKVRIGIKNRNEAEFTEELATTIKHLLELSDTSLSLEKCALIARKQGFLIDEDQRECQEAKEKAEVLMDLLKKMNIYQVKKNLLPLQGDLWHLWCKKDKELYHLREKGNRSIEQHKSEIETEKQRIRSQQLAIAFPLNDLMQPVLEILQNNSEMKTKLYFLQWLSVFLDNLTAGHLEKLNEKKNSLWSLTQTEKKKAPNSNNLTVWQKDIEAISLQINDCTLGIDQLLREVGQIYEALEEASSTKDMGRDLLQSLPMIAADLLISGVPVELMDGNVSYVPLKWVAALFDKLSEKLGNKRLFVLSVLGLQSSGKSTLLNALFGLQFTVSAGRCTRGAYMRLLKVEETFTEELGFEFVLVVDTEGLRAPELSNESKNGDNEMATFVIGLGNLTLVNIFGENPSEMQDILQIVVQAFMRMKQVKISPSCLFVHQNVGEVAAKEQTMEGRMRLEQRLDEMAAAAAEQEQCSDVTRFSDVIKFDVNTHVYYFAHLWDGNPPMAPPNPDYSHNVQELKSRIFMTAQHESRGSIMKISDVKLRVQDLWRALVNENFIFSFRNTREVMAMSKLETMYNKWTWQLRSHVLNLHNQLIYQIENKKIQTLNMSTYEVPVTEKYEAIKQELEKYFNEDPDSEVLIQWKANFENKLIYLKEALIFESKNKAEGHISYKKNQEILDNKKSVYENELLKKSHDLALTVKGKELSETELCQKFNEVWKTWVDKMSSTLPSVTEPKIDVDSEGTLLEYFKSENDVVNMLNKNYGEEFEFNFDEHVKMIKKYHIISRHREISDEESIKRTTFNIFSKFSEYIENIETKQYDYNRNYFYEILRIIEDEMKSAPTKDRYRFTSKYKIDLSLYLFQKASKRFKEMHEVFKKANDPINYLENKKGDFFMSFKISCQGATSITTFVDFLWNKLTPAVCTTTWEKMVLKIAGDIRATCPEFSGNRTNLEKHILISLAEKENFDDYWEYFHNPESFFKNYIQNRILIYFSKQRSKKIKTFLKINLDDIKNAILSAIHESTAIAKDESKTVSAWLDLFCDQLGSKLIFPRKNLINIEHQEIKDIDFLKEVMSKALNLTMDTLEEECAKIPVEKMVSKIQKMLSQHLCGCWEQCPFCGAICTNTIPTHDGDHSVPFHRPKAIKGWYLHKTEEFSIDCCTTSVASNGYFIWGDDLKFPFKKYRLAGGKFATWSITPDSSSQPYWKWFICHFRSNLEEEHHKYFKNRAEIPHAWTKITKQDVLDDLKNQ; from the coding sequence ATGGACAGAGCAGAGTCTACCAAtgatgagcccctgctcagaAGCAAAAGGAAGCAAGATCTCCAAGAAATGCTGAGAAAAGTAGAACTGGCAGTTGAGTACTGGTTGCCGAAGCTGCTGGAACACCTGGATGTGACCAGTGCCCAGACCTTGCAACACCTAGACAGAAAAGACCTCCAGGAGCTGAAATCCCAGTCACAGCATTCCTGGGAGAAAGGGGCCCTAGAGAAGCTACTTAACTTGTCACAGTCAAATAGCCTTTCAGAGTTACAGGAATCTCAGATGGAAATGATACAGGAAAAGCAGGAAAAGGTCGAGCATCCACTGCAAGAGCTAAAAGACTTCAAATCAGAAGGGGAGCAACAACAAGAAAAGGCAGTGAGGGAAGAAGAGGCAGAGCTGAAGCAGGCAATGAGGTCTCCCAAAAAGTACTGGCCACTCGCTGAAAAAACCCTAAGAGTTGTGGAAAACATGCAGAGACAACACAATCCCTTGGAGAGCAGACTGTCTCACAGGCAAAACCTCCCAGACACAGATCTGGTGAGATGGGCATCTGGAGGGCTGGCCCTGCAGGGAATTTACAAAACCAGCTACCACAGAAGCCTtctagaaaggagagaagaactACTCAGTGTCCCCAAGAAGTTCTTACTCTTTGGCCCTGAGCAGGGCACACGGATGGATAAAAAGGAATTTACATCTTCTCAAGCAGAAGCCATGTTCACCCAGACAATGGAGAAACTGGGCTTCAGTGTAACTGCCTCAGGCAAGGGCAAAGGTTGGGGGTGTAGCTTGGAAGATGATATGGATGACAGCAAACATCCAGAATGCAAGGCAACCCAACAACCATGTTCTGAGCACTCTTATTTCTGCTCTACCCAGTTTAGCTATGTCCCACTTGCCTCCTGCTACTTTTCCATCGATCAGCTCCAGTTCTCCAAGGCAGCTCTCCAGGAATTGAAAGGCATTGAAAACATTCTGGGTCAGCTTGAAGGCCCGTACAGACTTTCCTTACTAAGGCACAGGACTGAAGCTTTCTTCCACAGGTTTGGATCTCATGCTAGCCAGGGCCCAGTGCACCTGGGAGGAATTTACTGGTGGAAAGCCATTTCAGAGGGTTTTCAAAATGAGCAACTGGCAGAAGTAAAACAGCAGACAAGAGAAGCCCTGAACAGATTTGTAAACAGTAGCTACCCTGGCTTTGGAGTGAAAGTTTCTGAAGGTATGGCTGTATCAGATTCTCATTCAAGAATAGTCCCTCAAAGCACAGTTTTCCAAAATTTCCAAATCCAAGTCAACTTATGTGTGTCCCAAACAGGGGGCCCACCAGAAGCAAATGGTTTTTCCCAGTGGAAAGCTGGCCTAGTTGCCATAAATCAAACCTGGTGTGTCATTGACCGAGGCCTTCAGTTGGTGCCCATTTGGGACATCATCCTCTCCAGCCACAGAAGTGATTTTAAGGATCCTCTTCAGGTAGCTAACTTAATGAAAGACAGCTACAGTGCTCTGACTGGCCTCACTGCCCAGATCCAGGATGGAGAAGAATTACTGAGTGTTGGGAAAGAGGCTAAGGTTTTCCTAGAGGATGTGAAATCCTGGGAGGTAACTAATCCTGAAGAACAACTTAACAAACTGataaatttcatgcaaatgtcaAGTCAAAAAATAGAATGTTATGACACTTGGGTTAACATATGCCTCATGGATAAGGGTCTGCAGAATTTTCTGGTAAAAACTTTCAACTTTTGCAAAACATCTttcatttataaaactaaaattattaaaactcaGTTGCGAATCCTTTTGGATCCTCACATCTACAGAGTGAAGGACTTTCCCGAAACTCACTCCATCATGCAGTGGATCTTCCAACCAGAGTCAGAAAAAGAACACATCAACATCTCCCGATTTTCAGAATTAACTAAAATCTTACAGGAAGCTCAGAATGACCTCATGGAAGTGAAGGCCAAGTCTGAGTCTGCAGAAACAGTAGAGGAAGCTCAGAGAAAAGCTACTTATGAGGTCAGCCTGTCTCTTCACTGCTTTTTGAAATACCTCCGAGAAACACAGCAGACAGACACAGAGCTCTTGCTACGTTTCATTGCAGCTGCTGCAGGATATCACGTAGATAACAGTAAGTTTCAGCATCTCCTGGAGTATAAGGAGTTAGACTTCTTATTGAGTGAAATGGAAACTGCCCAAGATAAATACCGAGAGCTCAAAAATATTTGCACTTACAGGGCTCAGGCATTCTTGGTTCTCACGGGTCTTACTGCTACCATTGGAGTCACAGCTCTTTCTCCAGAGGAGAAAACTCAACGCTTGGCATTCATAAGACAACACATGGGCCAATCTTTGTCAAAAGAAGTTGTACATATCCTTACCAAACTTGAAGCAGATCATGACTGGAAAAACCTAGAGAAAGACCTGAGATTGCTCATTGATGGTAAATATGAAGCTACTAGCTCTTCACCGCAAATAAGTGAGATGAGCAAAAATTTACAAAGTAatttcaatgaaaagaaacaaccccatgaaacaaatgataatgaaaatagcGAATGGGAAGTCATGGAAGATAGAGGCTTCCTAGAATTACTCCAGCGTCTAGGCCTAGAAAATTACTACCCAAAACAAATGAGCAGAACTGACTTCCATCTGATCTACAAGATTTCTGTGTACAACACCCAACCCAGCTCTGAACAGGAGcttccattctattttctgcAGAAGCTACTGATGCTGGATTATGGAATGAGATACCTGGTCTTTAGGTGTGATAAAAACACACAGAATCAAGACTATCCAAGGGCCTTGAATCTAGAAAATGAGGACTTTAATCCATACGAAGACATGTTTGAAGACAGGAATACTCCCACTACTACTCCTCCAGCCACTAATCCTAGGCCCCATATCCACCCTATGGATATTCAGATGGCAATTCTTCACTGTGCAGATGATTTTGCCAGACAATATATTTTGACCAAACTTTCCCTTTGTCAGTTTGCCCTCCCCCTTCTCATACCTAATCCCTGCAATCCTCAAATTGAATTCTCTTTTTTGTCCCTCAGTCAAATTAGAAGAAGCTGGCAAGAAACCAGGAGATCACTAACAGAGGAGAAAATTAATTACAAGAATAAGCAAATGTGTCGTGTCTCTGCCCCCATTGTGTCTTTTATTAGAGTTGGAAATGGCTTCTCGGCTTCCAAATCTCAGATTATGAACTGTCTTCTCAGTAAGCATAAACATGATGTTTTTTTCCACCGACATTGCAGAAATAGCACGAAAGACTGTCGCTTGATGAGGGGTGTGGTGGAAGTCTGCTGGTTCTGTcctgggggaagagaggaagacagatTTGACAACTGCCTGACCTTTACCAATCTCCATGGAGATGCAAAAGAACATAAGAAACAACTCTCTTTTCTGCAGGAGGTCTCTTCTGTCTTTGTGGTTCTTATGTCCACTACTGATGACAATAAAGAAAATCGAAAGATTCTCTATGACCTAAGTCAGTCACCAAGACCTTTGATCTGTTTgcttgaaaacaaagaaaaatgcatGGCTAGTAATTTTGGCAAAAAAGTGAGAATTGGAATCAAGAACAGAAATGAGGCAGAATTTACAGAAGAGCTTGCTACTACGATCAAACATTTGCTAGAGCTCTCAGACACTTCTCTCAGCTTAGAGAAATGTGCCTTGATTGCTCGCAAGCAAGGATTCCTCATTGACGAAGACCAGAGAGAATGCCAGGAGGCCAAAGAAAAGGCAGAGGTCCTAATGGACctactgaaaaaaatgaatatatatcagGTGAAGAAAAACTTACTACCCCTTCAGGGAGACCTGTGGCATCTTTGGTGTAAAAAGGACAAAGAACTTTATCACCTGAGAGAAAAGGGGAATCGGAGCATTGAACAACACAAGAGTGAGattgagacagaaaaacaaagaatacgGAGTCAACAGTTAGCCATAGCCTTTCCTCTCAATGATTTAATGCAACCTGTCCTTGAAATTCTCCAAAACaattcagaaatgaaaaccaaacTCTACTTTTTGCAATGGCTGAGTGTGTTTTTGGACAACCTGACTGCAGGACACTTAGAAAaactgaatgaaaagaaaaactctttGTGGTCACTGacccaaacagaaaagaaaaaggcaccaAATAGCAACAACCTGACAGTTTGGCAAAAAGATATAGAAGCTATCTCCCTACAGATTAATGACTGTACCTTGGGAATTGATCAACTTCTCAGAGAAGTGGGCCAGATCTATGAAGCTCTGGAAGAAGCTTCCTCCACAAAAGATATGGGAAGGGACCTTTTACAGTCCCTCCCCATGATTGCTGCAGATCTGCTGATATCTGGTGTTCCCGTTGAGTTGATGGATGGAAATGTTTCATATGTGCCTCTAAAGTGGGTGGCAGCTCTTTTTGACAAGCTCTCTGAGAAACTTGGAAACAAACGGCTGTTTGTTCTCTCTGTCCTTGGCCTACAGAGCTCAGGAAAGTCCACCTTGCTGAATGCACTGTTTGGGCTGCAGTTCACTGTCAGTGCCGGCAGGTGTACCCGGGGGGCCTACATGCGGCTCCTGAAGGTGGAGGAGACATTCACAGAGGAACTTGGCTTTGAATTTGTCCTTGTTGTGGACACAGAAGGACTTCGGGCCCCAGAACTTAGCAACGAATCCAAGAATGGTGACAATGAGATGGCAACCTTTGTTATTGGACTTGGAAACTTGACTCTAGTCAATATTTTTGGGGAAAATCCATCAGAAATGCAAGACATTCTACAAATAGTTGTCCAAGCCTTTATGAGAATGAAACAAGTAAAAATCTCCCCAAGTTGCCTTTTTGTCCATCAGAACGTGGGGGAAGTCGCAGCTAAAGAACAAACTATGGAAGGACGGATGCGGTTAGAGCAGAGACTAGATGaaatggcagcagcagcagctgagcAAGAACAGTGCTCAGATGTAACCCGCTTCAGTGATGTCATTAAGTTTGATGTCAATACTCATGTCTACTACTTTGCTCACCTCTGGGATGGCAATCCcccaatggcccctcccaatcctGACTACAGCCACAATGTTCAGGAACTAAAATCTAGAATTTTTATGACTGCCCAACATGAATCTAGGGGAAGCATCATGAAGATATCAGATGTAAAATTACGAGTTCAAGATTTGTGGAGAGCCCTGGTGAATGAGAACTTTATTTTCAGTTTCAGAAATACCCGAGAGGTCATGGCAATGAGCAAATTAGAAACCATGTATAACAAGTGGACCTGGCAGCTGAGGAGCCATGTGCTAAACTTGCATAACCAGCTGATCTACCAGATTGAGAATAAAAAAATCCAGACACTCAACATGAGCACATATGAGGTTCCAGTTACAGAAAAATATGAAGCCATCAAGCaagaacttgaaaaatattttaatgaagatCCAGATAGTGAAGTGCTGATTCAGTGGAAAGCAAATTTTGAAAATAAGCTAATATACCTTAAAGAGGCACTTATTTTTGAGAGCAAAAATAAAGCTGAGGGACAtattagttataaaaaaaatcaagaaatactgGATAACAAAAAGTCAGTTTATGAAAATGAATTATTGAAAAAAAGCCATGACTTGGCTTTAACTGTAAAGGGCAAGGAATTGAGTGAGACAGAGCTATGTCAGAAATTCAATGAAGTTTGGAAAACATGGGTCGATAAGATGTCCTCAACTCTCCCTTCAGTCACAGAGCCTAAAATTGATGTGGATTCTGAAGGAACTcttttggaatattttaaaagtgagaatGATGTGGTGAACatgctaaataaaaattatggggAAGAGTTTGAATTCAATTTTGATGAACATGTCAAAATGAtcaaaaaatatcatataatttcaagGCATAGAGAAATATCTGATGAAGAATCCATAAAGAGGACCACTTtcaacattttttcaaaattttctgaatatattgaaaacattgaAACAAAACAATATGATTACAATCGAAATTATTTCTATGAAATCCTGAGAATAATAGAAGATGAAATGAAATCTGCACCCACTAAAGATAGATACAGGTttacaagtaaatataaaattgacTTATCTTTGTATTTATTCCAAAAAGCATCAAAAAGGTTTAAAGAAATGCATGAGGTATTCAAAAAAGCAAATGATCCTATAAACTATCTGGAAAACAAAAAAGGTGATTTCTTCATGAGTTTTAAGATCTCTTGTCAAGGAGCAACCTCAATCACTacatttgttgattttctgtggAACAAACTCACTCCTGCTGTCTGTACCACCACATGGGAAAAAATGGTCCTTAAAATTGCTGGGGACATACGAGCTACCTGCCCCGAATTCAGTGGAAACAGGACTAACCTGGAGAAACACATTCTTATCTCtctggcagaaaaagaaaattttgatgaTTACTGGGAGTACTTTCACAATCCAGAATCATTTTTTAAGAATTACATTCAAAACCgtattctaatatatttttctaaacaaagaagtaaaaaaataaagacgtttttaaaaataaacttagatgACATTAAGAATGCCATCCTCTCAGCTATTCATGAATCCACAGCAATAGCTAAAGATGAAAGCAAGACTGTGTCTGCATGGTTGGATTTGTTCTGTGATCAACTGGGCAGTAAGTTGATCTTTCCACGGAAAAACCTGATAAACATTGAACACcaggaaataaaagatattgaTTTTCTCAAAGAAGTCATGAGTAAAGCTTTGAATCTCACAATGGACACATTAGAAGAGGAGTGTGCTAAAATCCCTGTAGAAAAAATGGTTTCTAAAATCCAGAAAATGCTCTCTCAACACCTCTGTGGCTGCTGGGAACAGTGTCCTTTCTGTGGAGCAATATGTACAAACACAATCCCTACACATGATGGAGACCATAGTGTTCCTTTCCATCGTCCTAAAGCTATCAAAGGATGGTATTTGCATAAAACAGAAGAGTTTTCCATTGACTGCTGTACTACTTCTGTAGCAAGTAATGGTTATTTTATTTGGGGTGATGACCTCAAATTCCCATTTAAGAAATATCGACTGGCAGGAGGGAAATTTGCCACATGGAGCATCACCCCAGACTCATCCTCCCAGCCATACTGGAAATGGTTTATCTGTCACTTCAGATCAAACCTAGAAGAAGAACatcataaatactttaaaaacagagCTGAAATCCCACATGCTTGGACCAAAATCACAAAGCAAGATGTGCTTGATGACTTGAAAAACCAGTAA